In Cryptococcus neoformans var. neoformans JEC21 chromosome 5 sequence, one genomic interval encodes:
- a CDS encoding succinate:fumarate antiporter, putative: MSSTTSKPFGGGVTGDRVAPPPPKAISGKEKVPLSTHLIAGGVAGLAESLACHPLDTIKVRMQLSKSRKAKGLKPLGFFATGRQIAARETPLGLYKGLGAVVSGIVPKMAIRFASFEMYKGWLSNPDGSISSKATFLAGLGAGATEAVAVVTPMEVIKIRLQAQQHSLADPLDIPRYRNAAHAAFTIVREEGIATLYRGVSLTALRQATNQGVNFTAYQQFKKWAMDFQPQHKESGQLPSWQTMILGLVSGAMGPFSNAPIDTIKTRIQKASKVEGETALSRMAKVASEMFRNEGAKAFYKGITPRVLRVAPGQAIVFTVYERVKKMIDVAKGTALGAEYDE; encoded by the exons GCGGTAAAGAGAAGGTACCTCTGAGTACGCATCTGATCGCGGGTGGTGTCGCTGGCTTAGCAGAATCACTTGCTTG TCATCCTTTGGATACCATTAAGGTTCGAATGCAACTATCAAAATCCAGAAAAGCGAAGGGA CTCAAACCATTAGGCTTCTTTGCGACAGGAAGACAAATTGCTGCTCGTGAGACACCTCTGGGCCTGTACAAGGGTCTTGGTGCTGTCGTTAGCGGAATTGTACCCAAGATGGCCATTCGTTTTGCTAGTTTCGAGA TGTACAAGGGATGGTTATCGAATCCTGATGGAAGCATCTCCTCGAAAGCCACATTTTTAGCTGGTCTCGGTGCCGGTGCGACAGAGGCGGTAGCTGTCGTGACACCCATGGAAGTAATTAAGATTCGCCTGCAAGCTCAGCAAC ACTCATTGGCTGATCCCCTCGACATCCCTAGATATCGCAACGCCGCCCACGCTGCCTTTACCATTGTCcgagaggaaggaatcGCTACCCTCTATCGGGGTGTTTCCCTCACCGCCCTCCGACAAGCGACAAATCAAGGTGTGAATTTCACAGCTTATCAGCAATTTAAGAAATGGGCCATGGACTTCCAACCGCAGCATAAGGAATCAGGCCAACTGCCAAGCTGGCAGACTATGATTTTAGGCTTGGTTAGTGGTGCCATGGGACCATTCTCCAACGCTCCAATTGATACTATTAAAAC TCGTATTCAGAAAGCTTCAAAAGTGGAAGGGGAAACCGCCCTATCCCGGATGGCCAAGGTCGCTTCGGAAATGTTTAGGAACGAAGGGGCCAAGGCGTTTTACAAGGGTATTACTCCTCGTGTCTTGCGTGTGGCTCCTGGCCAGGCTATTGTGTTCACT GTGTATGAGCgtgtgaagaagatgattgatGTTGCAAAGGGAACTGCTTTAGGTGCCGAATACGATGAGTAG